TATGTTCTTTTCTTGATTGATTCACTGTTTGCCTCCACGAAAGAttgtatatgttttttttcttttaattaaaaaaatacacagttGACAGGTCCCAGGTTATTCGACCTATTGACTCCAAAGCTGCTGTTAATCCCATTACTACAgtgtctggttcagacacacctctttgtttcAGCTTTAAATATTGTCAAAATTTAAATCATTATTGGGAAGAAAAATAGCTTAATAGCTCTGAGTTCATTTGAACtattgactgaaaatcagcattataAAAGCTTTCCTCATTTACattgttgttcagttttgttttttgcgtCCCGCCTGAGGCTGCTCGCTCAAACGCTTTTCTCAGTTACATGATTTAAATTGGACATTAAGGAGGAGAACAATTCCACACTTGAAAATAATTCTAGTGTAATAATAACttttaaatacttttcaatttctgttttatgttttatgtgcACTAACTTGTGGCAAATACACTGTGTCACACAGTGATTAATGGTGATTAAAATGTCAAACCAAGCAGTTCCTAGAAAGCAGCATCAGCAGTGGAGGCTCCTACCTGAGGCTGCTCGCTGGTCTCGCTGCTCTCTGGATCCGTGATGTTCGGTCTGACTGTCAGCCTCACTGCTGCCTTCAAGGTCTTCACTCTGCCTTCTGTTACCGAGCAGAAGAAAAGTCCTCCGTGTTCCTGCTTCACCTCCATCCGGAGCGACAAGTCCCCTGTTTCCTTCCAGTCCCTGGACACTGACAGCCGGCTTCCTTGAAACTCTTCCCCCGGAGTCCAGCTTCCAGAGAGTCCGTCCACCTCCAGCACCACCTGTCCGCTGCTCTTCTCCCACTTCACACTCTCCACGGATCTACCGAGTGTAACGGAATGACACGGGAGATCCACGGTTTGCCCCTCAGCAGAGACCGTTTCCACCGggaagaagagctgcagctccatcagaGTCTCTACACGGTCGTTACATGTCAGCTCGTAGAGTCCGGCGTCGTTCATCCTCACGTGtttcaggaggagaagagagtcGCTGTGGTTCAGTCTGTCAGTGTAAAGTGGTCCAGGAGAGACCTGAGCTCCAGTCCGAGACGCTACCAGCCGGGGGGACGGATCTCTAGCAGAGATAAACAGAAGCTGAGTCTTCTCTGCTCCACATGACGCGCTCAAAGGGAATTTAACATCGTTTCCCAAAACCTCAGAGATCATCAGTCCACAGACAGAGCCGCTGGCAGAGAGCAGGATCAGTGTAGAGAGGAGACGAAGCGCCATCATCTGTGTTCAGTCAGGGTTGGTGTGACCAGAGAGGCTGAGCTCTATTTATATATGAACCGACGCTTCACAGTGACCTGCCTCCAATTGTTTAGTTTGCATGGAAACCACGCCTCCGTAGCTTCTGCAAAGCTCCGTAACTTCGCCCTGGAGCTCCGTAACTTCGGCACGAGCTCCGTAACTTCGGCACGAGCTCCGTAACTTTGCCCCGGAGCTCCGATACTTCGCTCCGGAGCTATGTAGCTTCGCCGAAGCTCCGGAGgctccgtctccctctctcgctgCAGTCATTGGCGGATATCTGGCTACAAGCCTTGCTTTGCTTTCAGGAGCTCGTGCGGTCTGAGGGCTTTAATAACAGCAGCGGTGTGGACTGGAGTCAAGGGCGGACTGGCCATCGGGAGCACCGGGATGTTTCCCGGTGGGCCGCTGCCTCAGTGGGCCGGTCGGACCactagaagaaaaaagaaagaagtctgACGCGACACCGCCAACAGCGCTATGGTCCGCTCCACAAGGAGGCGGGGCtgtcagctggacagctcctgaTGCCATAGGCTGGTTTACCTGGGATTGCTGCTAAtagccaatcacatttcatccctgcGGCGGTTAAGTCCCACCCACTCCCTCACTCCGCAGCTGCTgtcacctgtcaatcacacacagcCCAGACGGACATCTGACGGCAACTTTGGATGGATGCAGGAATGCgcaaaatatggagaaaaacaaaacaaaacaaaacgaaaaggtggcgctgagaagctcagggacaaaaagagaaaatcccttCATGACCGGCAAGTAAGTTatgtttggtacttgttgatgctttgatgaaaatgtcaatttggTTAAAGTGAGATAATTCAGCACAGCGACATTTCCTGTAGATGTGAACCTGGCTGTGCTGTTGCTAATTATGATGGGATGGGGTCTTTCACCTTTGTAGCCAGTTGTCATCTGGTTGAAATTAACCTGTTCTTTTCAATTAATTGACTCTAATACTTAATGAccataaattaatgaattgttTACTTGTCTGTACAAGTTCGCTATCAGAATAATTCCATGATACCATCCcagaatttattaatttttttcttttttatgtaaaatacctACCGAGGATGATGCGTGATGATGATTGGTAAACTAGcataattaataatattaatctcTTATCTAGATTAAATGTAACCCACATGTGGACAGAGAAGTGAATCCCAGACTTGTTACGGTAAGGCTGATGACAATAATGCTTGTTTGCCCAACCATAACCCACATGCACTAATATCAAATGCTGCTGACAGTAAACCACTAAAACTGCTCTTACAATTCACATTGCCAATCATTTTTGTAGTCTGatgtccctgctgctgacacagaagGCCAAGGACAAGAAGTCAGGTTCCCCCCATCAGTTGATTATTTCACAAGGCCAAAGCCAGAAACTTAgacctcttcctccattttcatCGCAAGCAGAAGGCAGACAGCCCTGTAGTGCAGAGGCCATTTTGTTTGATGGAACAAACCGGAAATGGCGGACATATAATGAACAAGCCAAAacactcttctgctttctttgcatGGCTTACGGTAATGTtgagacagcagctcctttATCACTGGCATGACCACCTTCACCCACATACACCTGAGAGTCGATGAGCATGAGAGAAGTGACAGTCACAGAAATTGTGCCGAGGCATATTTTCTCAGGTCCTCCTAAAAAG
The nucleotide sequence above comes from Salarias fasciatus chromosome 3, fSalaFa1.1, whole genome shotgun sequence. Encoded proteins:
- the LOC115383103 gene encoding uncharacterized protein LOC115383103; this translates as MMALRLLSTLILLSASGSVCGLMISEVLGNDVKFPLSASCGAEKTQLLFISARDPSPRLVASRTGAQVSPGPLYTDRLNHSDSLLLLKHVRMNDAGLYELTCNDRVETLMELQLFFPVETVSAEGQTVDLPCHSVTLGRSVESVKWEKSSGQVVLEVDGLSGSWTPGEEFQGSRLSVSRDWKETGDLSLRMEVKQEHGGLFFCSVTEGRVKTLKAAVRLTVRPNITDPESSETSEQPQESHCAELYWHKLFITAAVVLSLILLMFMAAAGCFLKRIRRAVLKASSQDRKKEDESNTDGIPLNPREAEEGLSSSGSDTKEKTCWRTRESL